In Festucalex cinctus isolate MCC-2025b chromosome 9, RoL_Fcin_1.0, whole genome shotgun sequence, the DNA window CACCGCCTCCATCATCTTCTTCTCGGGCTCCTGCGAGATGGGCGTCAGCGGCTCCTCTTCTTCGGGCGGCAGCGGGAGCGGCTCCAGGTAGTAGCTGCGCGGTTTGGGCTTCAAGTGCGTGTGGTAGAGCAGGAAGCGCTGCTGCTCCTCGAATTTGGTCACCTTGCGGTCCATGCGCACCGTACCGAACCAGCCCCATGAGAGAGGGGCCGATTGTTTGAGACCCTCGAAGACGTCCCAAGGGGAGATCTTCTGCTTGGTCGACACTTGAAGCCCCTGAtggaaaatgtgcttttagtTAACATTAGTGCAGTCAACAGAAGAAATAGTTTGTTAAAATTCTAGTAACGTACACTAAGTCAACCGACTGCCGCTTACCTCTTTCTCAAAACCGGCGATCTTGTTCCCCTTGGTGTCGATCAGTGAGCCCTGAGGTTCACACGTGATGACGTCACGCGTTTGCTTGGGTAGTGGCAGCAGCTGGCGAACCTTCTCCAAGCTCTCCGACTGCCGATCTCCAAGCTCTTTCTGTGGACGTTAATATAAATACGGTATAAATATGCTAATCTTGTGTGGTGAAGATGCCTTTAAACACTAAAGTTGGAACAAGAAAAAGGACTGAAACTGAgattttactatatttttagACATGTACCCTGgaagttgttcttttttaagtttttttttctttttttacaataatagtaccgtaatttaaaattttcatgCCAAATGCTATGCAAATAGGCATGTACAGTTAAGCCATTTTAAAGAATCCCGTTGACTTGTAGTGTGATGTACAACATTGTAATCAACTACAGCTGAAGATATAGTTAATATACATAAATTGGGGGAGTATGGATATTTTTGGCTAtgttgtcaaaaatgtaaaagtagggaaaaatagagattttttttgcaagtttttttttttttttttacttcttctattcccttttgaacatgtaaaccatGCTTaatgatgaccatgtatataaaaaaatacttttgttttacatatttttattttaagtatttcTGTTGCTGGTttatatgttgaaaaaaaaaaaaagatgttaaaaTGTGctattattgatttaaattactTATTTGGAGCGTTTCTGTCAGAATAAATTACAGATATTTTATGTCACAACCAAAATATAACCATAATTCCAACTGGAGTGAGTAAGAGGTGTTTTACTTACCCTGAGCTTCTTGACTAGATTCATGTAGGCCCTCTTATTCTCCTCCATGCTGCCCTGAGAGATACTGGACATGTCGGCGGCCAGCGTGCCGTTAATCAGCACGCTCAGCATGTCCAGCACGGTTGTGAAGAGCTCGctgttgagaggaaaaaaaagttaggtcTCCCCaatttttttggtggtggtgaTAAAGTGGCGTGGCTCACTTGTTGGACTGCATGTCCACCGTTCCGCTGCTGATGATGTCGAGTAGGAGGACGGCCCACTCGGTGGTCTGCTGGGTGCTGCGCTGCACCGTGTCGAACATGCCGCCCACCTTTTTAGTGCAGGAAAACGTACagttaacgttcatcattgacAAAATGGCAGCAGCAACTGCAAGCAAgatagtttttttctttttttttttgtgcgtgtcctTACGAGATTAAGTCGCAGTTTCAGGGCCTCGTGCATCATTTGCTTGGCCTTGCAGTCGTCCTGATACTGGTCCTCCCGCCAGTTGGTGACGATCTGTTGAACTTGGCTGTAGAGGGAGGTGAGAAGACCCTCCCGCTGTTCGTCCTGACCCTTCAGGCAGGTCAACACCAAAGACAGGAATGGCTGCTGGCTCAGCAGTGACATACTGAGAGAAGGAGGGGAGGAAAATGTCAAGGATCATTCAAGcatccaaaaatgaaaaaattattGTCTGTTACCTTTTCTGCTTCTGGCGATCCCTCTCCTTCCGCGACGACGAACCAAGGTGTTGTCCTTTCTCCAGCTCCTCCCCGGCTGCCTTCAGAACATGACCCTGAACTGAGGTGGGCAGCTTGGCTATCAACGGAGCCACCAGCCACACACCTGACCGCTCCGACGAACTGTAACAGACGTCACAAAAGAACATGAAACTCAACCAAAATGTTACATGTAAACCAAAGTAGACGTCATTAAAGTTGGCGATGAATCGATTTTAtcaactgacattttttttttttttttaataaggcaCAGCtacttttgtaaataaataaataaatcttaaatatgattttttttttttttttaggccaaatTGCCCAAATGTTGACCTTAAAATAGGTTTCATCTTGCTGgtggtgctgctgctgtttgacgCAGAGCCGCTTTGGAGCGCTGCGCCGTTCCCTGAGGGGTTATTGGAGTtcatctcagctgacttttgaAACACCTCGATTGTGGCCTTGGCTATGTTCTCCAAGAGAGAATAGAGCTCCTGCAAGAAGGGAAATTACAAGACATGTAAAATGATGGCCAAGAGTGTTAATAGTTTGTAACGGTCCAGTATCCAATGAAGTAAACTTGCATTGTTTGTGCTCTGCTTGATCATCAGCTGAAGTTCCAGAGATGACTGCCTCATTGTCCATTGGTCCATATTCTACAAAgagagaggttttttttttccattttcatttttatactgATTAaatcatttgttcccaaaaacgtataaatacgttctattttaaatgtattaagtgtcccaaagacatatttatactttttttttttttatgctagagcatacagaaggctttgatgcagcctctcaactgcagagaactgttgaaaaaaatggtagtaattacaaaaccgaccagcaggtggcagcagagtataagagctcaaccagggccatgatgaaaacaagctgtctccccacaattctaagcagatgtgtgaataatgatgatggGGTTGctacagtgaaaatggctggggtgaatgagttaagagtaagAGCAAAGGTGCACGCAACAAGTTTCTAAAAGGCTGCATGTCCAGCCAACctatttttgtaataaaacaCCATTAAGTCATTTAACggcataagcaaaaaaaaaaaaaagaatgtgaacCTGTAGGATGCGTTTGATGCGTTGCCTCTGAGGGTTGTCACCATCGTCACTGTCCAGCTGGCGATGAGGGTAGCAAATGAGCTGCAGCAGCCTCTGGGCCTGAATGTTGACCAGCACCGGGTCCTGAAGGGCACTGCTGTCCTCAGACAGAGACTTGAGACAGCGCTCCCCCACCCACTCCTGCAGAGAGGAAGACGAGACGTCAGCACAGAAGAACAATGACAGGGCAGTTTCCTAATTATGTCACAATTTCTGGTAACTTAAGTTGACATGGTGGCCACAACTCGCTTTAAAGCAGTAAGATTTCCTTAATTTGGCTAAGTAATTAgagtgaataatgaatgaataaaaagaacacaGATTCTTACAAATAGCAACCCTGTAAGACATAACTCGTTGTCAGTCATGTATTTTATAGATCCTGTATTATTCCCAGACTTTTGTCAGATGTTTACCTGCTGGCAGATGGTCTTCAGGACATACTTTGCATATACATCCAAGCTCGCTGTTTCTATGGAGACGTTGCGGCCTTCTGCCAGGTCATCAAGGCCAGCCGAGTGAGACAGTCCGGAGCCCCTCAGCTCAGCATCACCTGCAACAACATGGAGACTGATGTCAAACGCACACTCGTGACAGCCTATCTGGTAATCCACCACTTGAATATTTTCTTACCTAACATGAAGACAGCTTTGAGGACGGCAAAAACCGCTCCCACGACTATGCTGTTCTGTGACGCCGCCAGTAGATGGCGGTCACATGACGACCGGATACCGACGGAAGACTTATCTGCAAATTATAACAACATTGCTGTGTTGGCTCTTTTAGTAACTAACTatctaatagggatgtaacgatatccaaacatcacgatacgatattatcacgatattgtggggaggttggcgacataaaaaaagtcacaatattttaaaaacacgagcttatactaaaaaaaaaacaaaaacaaaaaaacacacacactcaatgtgcttttgtacattacagcaatgcatgcaGGTATAatcaacctacaatctctaataacgcttaatattgaggcacttatttgctaatgcaaacacacaatgAGTTCCACCACATAGTAACTCAGTTCaaaagcatattacgtgccccttcaaCTGACCATTAccgcagattttaaacatataagggccaaaacatcattgtgaaaattaaactgcactaaaaaactagccaccagaaggtgctagaactacacaaaaggAAATTAATCCGACTTttattaacagatgtgctgcttttaatattgtgacatgatgacgacaatATGTTAATGTTAATATCGCGacgtcacgatattgccgtgattgttacatccctactagccAATATGCTCAGAATCTTTTTTCATTACCTGACTTAATGCCATCTTGGGGAACGGGGTTGCGCTGCGGCGTCTTGAAAAGGTGCAACAAAATCCTGCAGGTGAGTCTTGCACCTGGCTCGGAGTCTTGCTCGCTGCAGGCTAAAAAGAAGGGGAGGCCACATGTGATGATTTGAGGTCATTCAAAACACAGCACAATGAACTAGTCTACTCCCAAAGTCTATTGAAATGTAAATGTCCCTCATAGATGAATTTTTCATCAGGAGCTGGCGGAAAATGGGAACGACAACAAAGAGGGAACCATTTGGCATGTGCAGCAATGCAAAAGCAGCAAAAAGCATAACATGGCTGAATGGACTATTGTAACAGAGCCATTGTTTTCATATTGTATAAAAACATTGTGAAAGAATGACGAGGTGTCTGTGGGGGCACTCTGAAAAGCGCACAAAGCTTCACGGCCACATCAAACAAGTGGAGTTTACTCTCATCTCGAACGTCTCACATAGTTTGATGTTGCTTTCCACCAGGGTGCACTCTACCCTTGTACACCTTTATAAAACACCTACGAGCTGAGAATAGATTCTTTATATAGATGTTTGGCAATGTGGCGCATCAGAGACCCAACAAACCTGTATGATCTTACAAAACGAAAGCTACGTTTAAATGATGGGTTGACTGCTCTTCAATTCACTGATTTGGATATTTTACTGATGTAGAAGTGCACCTTGATGTCTGTCTGATTGTTGCAGTTCCAAATCAGTGATGTCAAAATGCAAAGTGCGATCCTTACCTGCATTGAGCAGGGATGGAATGGCCACACAGCGGACCAGGTCCTCCAGGAGAAGACACTGTCTTGCAATGAGAATGGCCACAAAGGTCGCCAGCGAATCGTGAAAGGACAAATCGCTAACCTGAGGGACATGGCggcaacattatttattttggagGCTCGGAGTTGAAAGTGAGAACCAGCACAAACGTACGTCGACGTTACACAGCAGGTCGTTGAAGCCGCAGTTGCCGTTGTTGGAGGAGCAGCAGAGCGCCTTGAGGATGCCGAGCCACTCGGCACTCAGGGAGCGACAATACGCCGTCAGCTCGGCACACAGGATCCCGATATCGTTCACCCTCTCAGGGTCCCGGTGGTCCACACACACGTCCATGAGCACGTTGCACACGAAGCTGTAGCGATTGGCTGGGCTGTCGTTGAGGATCTTGCCCACCATGGAGTGGTTGAAATTGTGCGCTGAGGGGTTGGCGATGGCCTCCACCATGAACACGGGGTCCCACAGCATGTTGGAGTCCGAGGGGTCGATGTTGCAATAGATGGAGTTCTTCACTTTGGAGCAGAACTCGCTAAATGAGAGACACATAATTATTTGTTTTACACACTTATTTGTCCTTAATATGCATTTGAACTTTATTCAGTACCTGAAGATCTCGCCAAACTTGTTCTTGAGGTGACTGCAGGAGGTGTAGAGGTCATACAAATAGGCCAAAATGCAGCGCTCAGCAGAACAACAGTCTGCTGGGTTCACACCTGACTTCACTACAATGCGTAACCTAGGGCACATTTTCACACAAAGCAATATCAATTTAACAGGCTACACATTCATATTTTAGTATTAGTTATCCACAATCAGTCATTGTGTCAGATATTGCTCAggcatcaaaataaataaataaataaataaataaataaacaaacaaacctggcaTAGGTAAATACATTGTCACCCTTTTCAGTAACAAGTAGGTATGTCTTCAATAATAAAATCGCaagaatccttttttttttttaattgttttttttttaaatgtacctgTGAGAACACAAATCTGTTATTCTGCTCTTTGAATTGTAACAGGTGGGCAAACACGTTAATTGTACATTTTGCTATCTAGTGGAAAAACATTTGTTCTGCCTATCTCACAAACAGatatttttttgtagtaactaaaTATAGCTAataaatattaactctttgaccaacaaaaacatttaataacaattagtaaaatcatgataTATGCTGCCACAAACGTTAAATAACattaactatgttttttttttttgtaattaatgggAAGTGCAACTTCTAAGTgtagtgctgcctggtcaatgggttgtggaatcaaaaccacccactaactatgaccagcagatggcaacattgtatctcttttcaataggCTGACGGTGTATTgtagaattacaatgaaacgtgatGAAATTCGataaaatctgatgaaatagaaggttttcaaggatgacgtgaatgatcaaagcctctgtcacattaaacctaattcacagagagtcactaaaaataaaatatgatcttttcacaaaaagcttgttttcaccTTATCTTTGCAATTTTCGCTCAACGTCGCTCAAacgacctattttcaaatggtgattactaaagaaaaacatacttttttttcctaatgaaagaatggaatacgATGTtccatttggtacccacattgtatatgtagtgaAAGCACACAATATACTGTTTGCCTTTGAAAGATGCGTTCAAATGCTCGAAATTGGCTGGCAGttttttctttcgtttttttttgataacgtgtggcagtaaaagagttaattttttGACAAGTGAAAATGGATACCCTTCTGTGACACATGCAATCTTTCATAACACTAGGAATCCCTGCAATCGGCTCTCAACTTTTACAAAACACATTCACGTTCATTGCAATGCACGTGGAGAACTCGCTGATGACGATCAAAGGTTGTGGATCGACGTACCCGTCAAAAACCTGCGCCGTCTGCTCGGGGTTGAGAATGAGGCAGGAGTGGTACCTCCTCAGCACAGCGACGATGCACAGACACAGGCTGGTGGTGTAGCTGCCCACCAGGCTGGACGACTTGAGCAGCAACTCGGCTTCCACCAAGCTCAGCTCATTCAGAAGCTACAAAAACAAACGGTTCATTGACATTGACAAAGTCACGAGAGCGAACACTTTAATATTTAACGAGTGGCGTTACCTGAATAGCGAAGTCGATGAGGCCACTAATGTTGAGGGAGTACTCCATGAGGTCAAAGATGAACTGAATGTGCTGCACGAGAGGCAAGTGATAGGACATCCCTAAGGCAAAGCTGGTGATCTGTTCCAGCACATTTCGGGACacctgcacacacaaacaaaaaaaacagtcatgacTGGTGATCACCAACCTTGCAATTCAGGTAATTAGATTTTCAAGCTGCATTCAAACACGCCCATTGCAAATGAGTCACCTAAGAAGATCCTTTTGTTTCACTTGTAGGAATTGCGCTGAAATGTCACACTATAGagaatttataaataaattagcGGAAGCGAGCTAACCTGTGAGGTGACCTGGTGCTGGTCAAAGTGGGAGAGGTGCTGGAACTTGGAGAAAATATCTTCGGCGGTGGGGAAGGCCTCTGGCTTACTCCTCTTTCGCTTTTGTCCCTCCTCGCCCCCTGTACAAGATAAAAGGGAGTGAAACAATTGACGCCCAACAGGCTGAAATTCAGGTAAGGCCAATAATAACTTCCAAAACGTGAATTGCAATTTCACAgaacattttcacaaaagtCAAGGTAAGAATGTATTGTTCCGAATATTGGAACATCATTTATGTCTTTACAGAAGAAATTACGATTTTTCTTGAGAGAAAATAAGACTATTTTGTGGTTAAATCATAATGATCAatattacatttaataataataataataataataataataataataataataataataatttaattatattaCAGATACATTGTGAAGTCTACCCTTTAGGTaaaattataattttgttttaataaaatgataaaAGATCTTGCTAACAACAaggtaaaataaaaaggtttatgagttagtaaaaatacatttaaagcaaacaaaataCCATACGTTTACTACAAATAGGACTGCAATTTTTGCACTACTAAACTCTCACCCGCCCTAATCTGTAAGCAGGTCTACAGTCTTCGCAATGGGACATTTTTTCCCACAGTGAAAACTTAAAGCACTTTTCCCCACAGACTcagtctgtttttatttactcacTGTTTAttcaacatgattttttttaaaccatgctTATTTTATCTTCTAGTGTGTTGAATAATAATTATCAATTGTACGCAGactacattttgattttattctgGTACAAACCAAAAGACAAAGGTTGATTTGATGTTGCATATAATAAGCCAAATAAAACATGCCACAAAATCCTCACATATccattgcaaaacaaaacatattactATATATGTGCTTTGTCATAAATGTGATATAATAACCATTTTGAAAAGGTACATTTGAGGCTCTACAGGGTTAAGACGCCTTGAAGCAAAGACAGATATAGCATACTAATTGGATGTAATGAAAAGCCTTGTGATGCAACTGCATTCACAGATAATGAGGAAGAGTTTAACTGGAGGCATTAGCACTCAGACTAAAGACCAAAGAGGCTTTTGCCACCCACAGTGTAAAATAAAAGGAAGAACAAATGATGCATTGCTTAACTAGAGGAAAAAATACCTGTTTCTGCAGTGCTTTTGCGGTTGAGCACCTTCAAGATATCTTTGGTTATCTTCTTGATGGTGTGCCGGGCCTCGTCCCGCAGTTTGCCCACGCCGTAGAGGACCACCAGCCGCTGGTTGCACTCGTGGCTGGCGTTCTCCTCCTGAAGTCAGTCAAATTaaatcatatttatttcccAATGAGGATAGGGCACAAAGACACACAGACTAAATAAATCTAATTCCATAGAGATAAGAAAATCATTTATCTCAACAGAAATGGAAGTTTAACTGGAAAGCTGCCGCAGACGGTGTTCGTCAAATGATGGCAATGATCTCGAAAAACATGCAATGATAACTTTAAACCCACCGGACTCAAAATGTTCTCACCTGAGGAATGGGGAAGTGTGTGGCATACTGAATGTGTCGGGGCTGCTCGTATAGTTGGGGGAAGGCGGGGTCCATGCTCTTGTCcttgcaagtgtttttgccgTCCTGCTCAGGTGCCGATTTTTCTGGGGAGGGGCTGCCTTTGGAATCGCAGTGCATCGGAGGAGAGAACATCTGCAAGGGGGATTGTCGTGAAATACGTGACGACAACAAAACATCCTTTGATTAGGGAaataaaattagatttttttttatccactcctcccccaaaaaattaaaagtgATTTTCCCTGCAAAGAAAAACAtattcagttgttgttttttttcttccttttgggAGTTCCTTTATTTCATCTGATACAAAACTAGCTTAAGCCTTATTTGTCCAGCAACTTccacaggaaaaacaaaatcttttAAGAAGAACAAGACATCCTTTGATAGGACTGGgtcttaaaataaaacatttaaaaatgattttcctCTTTGCATataggagaagaaaaaaaaaatattcacaccaagTTTTGCTCTCTTTTCTTCCTTTTGGGAGTTGCTTTATTTCATCTGATACCAAACTAGCTTTTTAAGTCTTATTTTTGCAGCATCTTACACAATACCAGCAActtccacatttaaaaaaaaaacaacaactctctCCTTAGTGATCATGTAAAAATGAGTGTTTCCCCTCCTCTCACAAAGTGTCccttttaataaaaatgtatgtaaatgaGATAAATTAACTAAATTAACTAACTgaactctgcgattggctggcaaccagttcagggtgtaccatcCCTActacccgaagccggctgggataggctccagcacccctgtcacccttgtgaggaataagcggttaagaaaatggatggatagattaaCTAACTGAACTATTTTATATCATAAAAAGAGCCGTCAAACTTATGGCTCAGCTGGTTCTGTAGTTGCAATGTGGATAAAATCATTACGTTTGCCATCTATAAATTGGCACCATATCACTGGTAGTCAGCTGAGAGACTTGTCACCTTTAATGTCACCAGAAATAGTTACGAGAGAGATCTGGAAACTTCTTAATTGCAGTACAAATTTTGCGAAAATTGACTGTGCTTTTGTAAACAAGCTCCACTGCTTGCCGCCATGTTGTTAGTGCAGCAGTgcataaaaaatgcaattaaaaaaaagaaaacaagaaaaaacaaaaaaagtacttcCAAACTCAAATTCCTTTCTCAGCTTTGTCCCTTCGAATTATATTCATAATCGGCATACCTCGTCAAAATTGGCACTGGAGttgtggtcgatttccatcgaCTCCGACAGGCCGGTGTCCTCCATCTTGATGCTGCTGCCGGCGTCCTGCTCCTTGCGATCCGACTCGTCCGACGCCTCGTCGCAGGGAGAGCGTGGGCGTGGCAGGTGGCCGTCGGAGGACAGGTCGCCGCGGGAGATGAGCGTGCACATGTAGATGTTGTGAGAGAAGACGTCGTGGCGGATGAGCTCGCAGAAGAGCAGCACTAGGTTGGAGAACTCCACTCGCTCGTTCTCGTTGCCGGGCTCCGCTAAAGAGAGGAcaagaattgaattgaataattTAATATGAGCCTGTCCCCCATGTCAAATCCTCTCTAatagaccgatatgcattttttgaggccAATGCCAATACCGatttttggcaggaaaaaaaatactgattaccgattaatctgtcaatgatttaaaaaaaaaataaaataaaataaattatatatataaaatcatcaTAAAATGAATCCCCTCCCCAATTACTTGTCAATGGGTGCCACTTACGCACTAACTTTCGctattaagattctctgctttgaatgacaagtccatatacaaaaaaaatcatgaagtatacaaggttattgtatagatgtgtttcaataataaaaccattcttaTTTACAAGTGCATTAAAAGCATTAACCTTtcctttatatatattttttatcttgtgttattttcacaagtcttgggtcTTACTGGGCTTACCTGGGACCTCGGGGATTGTATTTTGtgccatgtcatgtggaaatgtgtgttaagacaaaaaaaaatggatgtttgcctccttgaattttgagaacaGAAAGTCCTAGAGTCCTCAAAGTATCAACTTTATAATATATTGTACtttgaaaggacaatgacaaaaaaaaagaaaaaaagaaagttaaaTAAGACTAGAGTAAACT includes these proteins:
- the LOC144026319 gene encoding mediator of RNA polymerase II transcription subunit 12-like isoform X5, producing MEAGRVDFYIGLSLAVSSSLFIGGSFILKKKGLLRLASKGSMRAGQGGYAYLKEWLWWAGLISMGAGEAANFAAYAFAPATLVTPLGALSVLVSAVLSSYFLNERLNIHGKMGCLLCVLGSTVMVVHAPQEEEVASLGAMAEKLKDPGFIVFAACVVGSSLVLIFAVAPRFGQKNVLVYIMICSVIGSLSVSCVKGLGIGIKELVAGAAVLKDPLFWCLLVCLMLCVSIQISYLNKALDIFNTSIVTPIYYVFFTTSVMACSAILFTEWLRMSAGAVVGTISGFLTIVLGIFLLHAFKDITFSWDSMPRYLRKGPRDPCWGPRPYTALPCQDSHVEGESIVLCCPSALVWHYSLTDSRNKTGSPLDLLPIAPSSLPMPGGNTAFTQQVRVKLREIEEQVKERGQAVEFRWSFDKCQETTAGFTIGRVLHTLEVLDNHSFEKSDFNNSLDSLYNRIFGSGQSKDGHEMSPDDDAVVTLLCEWAVCCKRSGRHRAMVVAKLLEKRQAEIEAERCGESEVVDEKGSVSSGSLSAATLPVFQDVLLQFLDTQAPTLTEPGNENERVEFSNLVLLFCELIRHDVFSHNIYMCTLISRGDLSSDGHLPRPRSPCDEASDESDRKEQDAGSSIKMEDTGLSESMEIDHNSSANFDEMFSPPMHCDSKGSPSPEKSAPEQDGKNTCKDKSMDPAFPQLYEQPRHIQYATHFPIPQEENASHECNQRLVVLYGVGKLRDEARHTIKKITKDILKVLNRKSTAETGGEEGQKRKRSKPEAFPTAEDIFSKFQHLSHFDQHQVTSQVSRNVLEQITSFALGMSYHLPLVQHIQFIFDLMEYSLNISGLIDFAIQLLNELSLVEAELLLKSSSLVGSYTTSLCLCIVAVLRRYHSCLILNPEQTAQVFDGLRIVVKSGVNPADCCSAERCILAYLYDLYTSCSHLKNKFGEIFSEFCSKVKNSIYCNIDPSDSNMLWDPVFMVEAIANPSAHNFNHSMVGKILNDSPANRYSFVCNVLMDVCVDHRDPERVNDIGILCAELTAYCRSLSAEWLGILKALCCSSNNGNCGFNDLLCNVDVSDLSFHDSLATFVAILIARQCLLLEDLVRCVAIPSLLNAACSEQDSEPGARLTCRILLHLFKTPQRNPVPQDGIKSDKSSVGIRSSCDRHLLAASQNSIVVGAVFAVLKAVFMLGDAELRGSGLSHSAGLDDLAEGRNVSIETASLDVYAKYVLKTICQQEWVGERCLKSLSEDSSALQDPVLVNIQAQRLLQLICYPHRQLDSDDGDNPQRQRIKRILQNMDQWTMRQSSLELQLMIKQSTNNELYSLLENIAKATIEVFQKSAEMNSNNPSGNGAALQSGSASNSSSTTSKMKPILSSSERSGVWLVAPLIAKLPTSVQGHVLKAAGEELEKGQHLGSSSRKERDRQKQKSMSLLSQQPFLSLVLTCLKGQDEQREGLLTSLYSQVQQIVTNWREDQYQDDCKAKQMMHEALKLRLNLVGGMFDTVQRSTQQTTEWAVLLLDIISSGTVDMQSNNELFTTVLDMLSVLINGTLAADMSSISQGSMEENKRAYMNLVKKLRKELGDRQSESLEKVRQLLPLPKQTRDVITCEPQGSLIDTKGNKIAGFEKEGLQVSTKQKISPWDVFEGLKQSAPLSWGWFGTVRMDRKVTKFEEQQRFLLYHTHLKPKPRSYYLEPLPLPPEEEEPLTPISQEPEKKMMEAVKPEKNVPTVPSDSNKKKSNKKKKTPSTKTEDYVNRTPGVSYGTNMPPELMQNPYSRLPYGGQQSMGMYTQNQPLPPGGPGLDPPYRPTRNPPLNKMMTTRPSYPGMMPTMQGNMPGMMGLDKPYQMMYKHQPNMQQNQMLRHQLQVRLVSQAPLTGQTAPQQNHSMMGQQIRQMAPNQPYTSMQTSQNLSQGYTSYGSHMGMQPHPSQGGAIVPSSYGNQNFQGAHPGANPALVDPLRQMQQRPSGYVHQQAPGYAHNMQNAQRFAHQPIQQNPIMHGLGHMGGQGGPPGMRPNQMLTEQQQQQQQQQQQQQQQQQQQQQQQQQQQQQQQQQQQQQQQQQQAAAQQQQQQQQYLRQQALRQQQAQQAQQQQQQQQVQSQQVPPQQQVPQQQQQQQQPQQQQVSGVPPPGQQNQGLGMQPLPPQQPMVRPSTFPRQGMQQTQQQQQTAALVRQLQQQLSNTQPGQSTNSYY